The genomic stretch GCTCGGCGGGCTCGCCGCCTACATCGCGCGCGCGGAGGAAAAGGGGTACCAGCCGCAGAACGCCGCGTTCGGCCTCCTCCCCGACCCGCCGAACCCGCCGCGCAAGAAGAAGGAACGGCGCGAGGCGCGGTCGGCCCACGCGTTGAAGGCGCTCGACGCCTGGCTTGCGGAAGCGCGATGAAGGGGATCGCGTCGTCGCCCTACTTCGAGGCGGTGGATCGGTTCCTCGCCTACCTGCGCGATCAGCGGCAGGTTTCGCCCGAGACGCTGCGCGCCTACGAGAGCGATCTCGCGCAGTTCGGGACCTTCCTCGCCGAGGAGCACCTCGGCGGAGCGCCCCCCGGCCCCGAGGGGCTCGACGCGATCGCGGTGCGCGGGTTCGTCGCCCACCTGCACCGCGCGGGGCTCAAGAAGACCTCGATCGCGCGCAAGCTCTCGGCGGTGCGCTCGTTCCTCGACCACGCCGTGCGCGAGGGGCGGACCGAGGTGAACCCGGGGAAGGACGTCCCGACCCCGCGCCAGCCCAAACCGCTGCCCCAGACCCTGACCGTCGACGAGATGTTCAACCTGCTCGAGCACATCCCGGCGTCCGACGAGGCGGGGATCCGCGACCGCGCGATCCTCGAGTTCCTCTATGCGACCGGAATCCGCGTCGGCGAGCTCGCGCGCCTCGACCTCGAAGACGTCGATTTCGCGGGCGGGGTGGTCCGCGTGTTCGGCAAGGGGCGGAAGGAGCGCATCGTTCCCTTCGGCTCGAAGGCGCGTGCGGCGATCCAGCGGTGGCTGGAGTGCTCGTCGGCCTGGCGGCACGCGGGC from Candidatus Polarisedimenticolaceae bacterium encodes the following:
- the xerC gene encoding tyrosine recombinase XerC, encoding MKGIASSPYFEAVDRFLAYLRDQRQVSPETLRAYESDLAQFGTFLAEEHLGGAPPGPEGLDAIAVRGFVAHLHRAGLKKTSIARKLSAVRSFLDHAVREGRTEVNPGKDVPTPRQPKPLPQTLTVDEMFNLLEHIPASDEAGIRDRAILEFLYATGIRVGELARLDLEDVDFAGGVVRVFGKGRKERIVPFGSKARAAIQRWLECSSAWRHAGSPCPEALFLNFRDGGRLTDRSVRRILDRRLQEAAILAKISPHVLRHTFATHMLGAGADLRAIQELLGHASLSTTQRYTHVDVDALMRVYDAAHPRARKIPESS